The DNA region AATCCCCGGCCGGGTGCGACTTTTCCGCCGGGATCATACGTGCTAGGAAAATCTCCTTCCGAACAACGGGGAACAATCGAAACAGGCTAAAGAATTTTTGTTCCGGAAACAAGGCGGCTTCCCCGCGCCGCCGGCGGCCGCCGGAGGCGGCCTGTTATCCGGGTGTCACGTCATATATGCGCCGGGAGGCGTACCCATGAGCCAGACCCACCGTTTCATTCCCTCCCTTTCCGCCGACGAAATCGCCGCAAAACAGCTCGACGGTCTCCAGTGGACCCTGCGCCACGCCTATGAGAACAGCCCGCAACACAGAGCCAAGCTGGACGCCGCCGGCGTACAACCCGGCGACGTGCGCAGCCTGGACGATCTGGAAAAGCTGCCCTTCACCTCGGTGGAGGACCTGCGCGACGGCTACCCGCTGCCGCTCCTCAGCGTTCCGGAAGAAGACGTCGTGCGCATCCACGCGTCCTCCGGCACCACGGGCAAGCGCAAGATCCTGGCCTATACCCAGAACGACATCGACACCTGGAAGGAGATGTTCGCGCGCTGCTACGAGCTGGCCGGCCTGACCCGGCTGGACCGCGTGCAGATTGCCGTGGGCTACGGCCTGTGGACGGCCGGCGCCGGGTTCCAGCTCGGCTGCGAGCGGTTCGGGGCGACGGCTGTGCCCATCGGTCCCGGCAACCTGGAGATGCAGCTCGCCCTGGCCGAAGACATGCAGTCCACCTGCCTGTGCTCCACGGCGTCCATGGCCCTGCTTATGGGCGAGGAGGCGGAGAAGCGCGGCATGACCGACCGGTTGGCCCTGAGGCGCTGCATCTTCGGCGCGGAGACGCACAGCAGGAAGATGCGCGAGGCGTTCACGGAAAAGCTGGGTCTGGAGGACAGCTTCGACATCGCCGGCCTGACCGAGCTGTACGGCCCGGGCTCGGCCCTGGAGTGCTCGGCCCACGAAGGCCTGCACTACTGGGCGGACATTTATATCCTGGAGATCATCGACCCGCAGACGCTCAAGCCCGTGGAGCCGGGCGAGGTGGGCGAGATGGTGGTGACGACCCTGCGCAAGGAGGCCGCGCCGCTGATCCGCTACCGCACGCGGGACCTGTCGCGGCTGATCCCCGGCGAGTGCTCCTGCGGCGTCACCCTGCCGCGGCATGCGCCGATCATAGGCCGCTCCGACGACATGATCATCTACCGCGGGGTGAACATCTACCCCGGACAGATCGCCGACGTGCTGGAGCACTTCCCGCGGCTTTCCTCGGAGTACCGCATCTTCCTGGAGCGGCGCGAAGGCCGCGACAAC from Oceanidesulfovibrio marinus includes:
- a CDS encoding phenylacetate--CoA ligase family protein, translated to MSQTHRFIPSLSADEIAAKQLDGLQWTLRHAYENSPQHRAKLDAAGVQPGDVRSLDDLEKLPFTSVEDLRDGYPLPLLSVPEEDVVRIHASSGTTGKRKILAYTQNDIDTWKEMFARCYELAGLTRLDRVQIAVGYGLWTAGAGFQLGCERFGATAVPIGPGNLEMQLALAEDMQSTCLCSTASMALLMGEEAEKRGMTDRLALRRCIFGAETHSRKMREAFTEKLGLEDSFDIAGLTELYGPGSALECSAHEGLHYWADIYILEIIDPQTLKPVEPGEVGEMVVTTLRKEAAPLIRYRTRDLSRLIPGECSCGVTLPRHAPIIGRSDDMIIYRGVNIYPGQIADVLEHFPRLSSEYRIFLERREGRDNMTIQVERKPGLDPAGDKESAANFGVALRDKLLARATVEILDPGELPRSFAKSKRVVDDRE